One Cellulomonas soli DNA window includes the following coding sequences:
- a CDS encoding GGDEF domain-containing protein: protein MTPPHGHAAADPGARPPGAVAPALVDAWADDPLVAPLLRRAPRWVYARGPAIGIGRLLVGFVVLAVVASMKIARHRPPDLPAPNPGTAPLLVAALLAVLAVLTAMLSRRLWDRWSTMLYPAGALVVLGAASAAIDHDAGLWSGLIPLTFVYTGLFHQRWASLALLPLAWWAESSGFRDLSITEDYRLLVHGVAWVVTGVALSTLRAHQRISRARLAELSVTDPLTGLGNRRGLEQRLSGLAAGDCVVICDFDRFKDLNDAFGHAAGDEMIALFGSTVRRVLLPDDYAARYGGEEFALVLAHTSVADAVDAVDTLRMAWLARDPAVTFSAGIAAYDGTGDGLAALTEADRALYLAKESGRDQSRTGSTG from the coding sequence GTGACCCCACCCCACGGCCACGCCGCCGCCGACCCCGGCGCTCGTCCGCCCGGTGCGGTCGCGCCGGCGCTGGTCGACGCCTGGGCGGACGACCCGCTCGTGGCACCCCTGCTGCGCCGCGCGCCCCGGTGGGTGTACGCCCGGGGACCCGCGATCGGCATCGGGCGGCTGCTGGTCGGCTTCGTCGTGCTCGCCGTCGTGGCGAGCATGAAGATCGCGCGGCACCGCCCGCCGGACCTGCCTGCGCCGAACCCGGGGACGGCGCCGCTCCTGGTGGCGGCCCTGCTCGCCGTCCTGGCCGTCCTGACCGCGATGCTGTCCCGGCGGCTCTGGGACCGGTGGAGCACGATGCTGTACCCGGCCGGGGCGCTCGTCGTGCTCGGCGCGGCCTCGGCGGCCATCGACCACGACGCCGGTCTCTGGTCGGGTCTGATCCCGCTGACGTTCGTGTACACCGGGCTGTTCCACCAGCGCTGGGCGTCCCTTGCGCTGCTGCCGCTGGCCTGGTGGGCGGAGAGCAGCGGCTTCAGGGACCTGTCGATCACCGAGGACTACCGGCTGCTCGTGCACGGCGTGGCCTGGGTCGTCACCGGGGTGGCCCTGTCGACCCTGCGCGCTCACCAGCGCATCTCCCGCGCCCGGCTGGCCGAGCTGAGCGTCACCGACCCGCTGACCGGGCTGGGCAACCGCCGCGGCCTGGAGCAGCGGCTGTCGGGGCTCGCGGCGGGTGACTGCGTGGTGATCTGCGACTTCGACCGGTTCAAGGACCTCAACGACGCGTTCGGGCACGCGGCGGGCGACGAGATGATCGCCCTGTTCGGCTCCACGGTCCGCCGGGTGCTGCTGCCGGACGACTACGCGGCCCGGTACGGCGGCGAGGAGTTCGCCCTCGTGCTCGCGCACACGTCGGTCGCGGACGCCGTCGACGCGGTCGACACCCTGCGCATGGCGTGGCTGGCCCGGGACCCCGCGGTGACGTTCTCGGCGGGGATCGCGGCGTACGACGGCACGGGCGACGGCCTGGCGGCGCTGACCGAGGCCGACCGCGCGCTGTACCTGGCCAAGGAGTCGGGGCGCGACCAGTCCCGGACGGGTTCGACGGGCTGA
- a CDS encoding PLDc N-terminal domain-containing protein: MGHHREWKDLSAGRKVGIVVVSAAQVALAGAAFRDLARRPAEQVDGPKLAWGLALLVNWIGPIAYFTKGRLPQA, translated from the coding sequence ATGGGGCACCACCGGGAGTGGAAGGACCTGAGCGCGGGTCGCAAGGTCGGGATCGTGGTCGTCTCGGCCGCGCAGGTCGCGCTCGCCGGAGCAGCCTTCCGGGACCTGGCGCGACGTCCCGCGGAGCAGGTCGACGGGCCCAAGCTCGCCTGGGGGCTCGCGCTGCTCGTCAACTGGATCGGCCCGATCGCCTACTTCACGAAGGGCCGTCTGCCGCAGGCGTGA
- the tehA gene encoding dicarboxylate transporter/tellurite-resistance protein TehA, translated as MRTLQRVPVGFFGMVLGIFGLGTAWRYAGTIGLAPHWVGEVGVLAGCGVWLVLALIYGYRFLTARERVLAEWRDPGQFAFISLLPAGAVLVSAGVRPYMPVVSGVLLAAGIVGQLTFSVVRCAPLWRGTQPLDATTPGFYLPTVAANFICAIALGPAGHTELGYMFLGAGLISWLTLEPLVTHRLRTGPPMPPKARTVIGVQLAPPFVACYAYLSVDGGRFDPFALALFGYGLLQLLLLARLVPWFLQGGFSPGLWAFSFGLAAMANTALRLDHATGTLGMRVLAVVVLVLANVLLLALVAQTLVLLVRGRLVPPASVPPTPPTPPALTPAADGPS; from the coding sequence ATGAGGACGCTGCAGCGGGTGCCCGTCGGCTTCTTCGGCATGGTGCTCGGGATCTTCGGCCTCGGCACCGCCTGGCGGTACGCCGGCACGATCGGCCTGGCCCCGCACTGGGTCGGCGAGGTCGGCGTCCTCGCAGGCTGCGGGGTGTGGCTCGTCCTGGCCCTGATCTACGGCTACCGGTTCCTCACCGCACGCGAGCGCGTCCTCGCCGAGTGGCGCGACCCCGGGCAGTTCGCCTTCATCAGCCTGCTGCCCGCCGGCGCCGTGCTCGTCTCGGCCGGCGTGCGCCCGTACATGCCCGTGGTGTCCGGGGTGCTGCTCGCTGCCGGGATCGTCGGGCAGCTGACGTTCTCCGTCGTGCGCTGCGCCCCGCTGTGGCGCGGCACGCAGCCGCTGGACGCGACGACGCCCGGCTTCTACCTGCCGACCGTCGCGGCGAACTTCATCTGCGCGATCGCGCTCGGCCCCGCCGGGCACACGGAGCTCGGCTACATGTTCCTGGGCGCCGGGCTGATCTCCTGGCTGACCCTCGAGCCGCTGGTGACCCACCGGCTGCGCACCGGCCCGCCGATGCCCCCGAAGGCCCGGACGGTGATCGGCGTGCAGCTCGCGCCGCCGTTCGTCGCCTGCTACGCCTACCTGTCGGTCGACGGCGGCCGGTTCGACCCGTTCGCGCTCGCGCTGTTCGGCTACGGCCTGCTGCAGCTGCTGCTGCTCGCCCGGCTCGTGCCGTGGTTCCTCCAGGGTGGCTTCAGCCCCGGCCTGTGGGCGTTCTCGTTCGGTCTGGCGGCCATGGCGAACACCGCGCTGCGCCTCGACCACGCGACCGGCACGCTCGGGATGCGGGTGCTGGCGGTGGTCGTGCTCGTCCTGGCGAACGTGCTGCTGCTCGCCTTGGTCGCGCAGACCCTGGTGCTGCTCGTCCGCGGCCGGCTCGTGCCCCCGGCCAGCGTGCCTCCGACGCCTCCGACGCCCCCGGCGCTCACGCCTGCGGCAGACGGCCCTTCGTGA
- a CDS encoding LapA family protein, with amino-acid sequence MPVQPPPPPRRTAGMAPAVAMPLMSSASLRTGERLERRGSGGAWFGVLVATLLVVALAVLILQNPTPVDVTFLSWTATVPLSLLFLGVAVGVGIVALVIGSLRTAQLRRRLAEERTITMPGRLPRR; translated from the coding sequence ATGCCCGTCCAACCCCCACCGCCCCCGCGCCGCACGGCCGGCATGGCTCCCGCCGTGGCGATGCCCCTCATGTCGTCCGCGTCGCTTCGCACGGGTGAACGGCTCGAACGGAGGGGTTCCGGCGGGGCCTGGTTCGGCGTCCTCGTGGCGACGCTGCTGGTCGTGGCGCTGGCCGTCCTGATCCTGCAGAACCCGACGCCCGTCGACGTCACGTTCCTGTCGTGGACCGCCACCGTGCCGCTCTCGCTCCTTTTCCTCGGTGTGGCCGTGGGAGTGGGTATCGTCGCTCTCGTCATCGGGTCCCTCCGGACCGCGCAGCTGCGCCGCCGTCTGGCGGAGGAGCGCACGATCACGATGCCCGGGCGCCTCCCGCGCCGGTGA
- a CDS encoding fatty acid desaturase family protein translates to MTGTDAVRPGVLAPPRTGDRREQYVSDFTALTQRVQQAGFMRRAYGYYWTKLIGLTAAGLGLAVVFVLVGDTWWQLVTATALALLMTQIAFLGHDAAHRQIFVSGGWNEWVSLVVVNLYAGMGLGWWQHKHTKHHAAPNTVGTDPDIDPGIVAFTSEAVEARRTPLTRWLTERQGWFFYPLLLLEGLNLHVQGMRRVLGRRPVKRRWVELSFITARLSSYVVLVFLVLPPGKAAAFIGVQLAVFGLTMGLAFAPNHIGMPVVPRGVKVDFLRRQVLMSRNISGGRGVDTLMGGLNFQIEHHLFPSMARPHLRRVAPLVRAHCDEIGVGYTSTTLAQAYKAVTSHINQVGRGATDVWACPLATQLRV, encoded by the coding sequence ATGACCGGGACCGATGCGGTACGACCGGGGGTCCTGGCGCCGCCGCGCACGGGCGACCGCCGCGAGCAGTACGTTAGCGACTTCACCGCCCTCACCCAGCGCGTCCAGCAGGCCGGGTTCATGCGCCGCGCCTACGGGTACTACTGGACGAAGCTCATCGGGCTGACCGCGGCCGGTCTCGGGCTCGCCGTCGTGTTCGTGCTCGTCGGCGACACGTGGTGGCAGCTGGTCACCGCGACCGCGCTCGCCCTGCTCATGACGCAGATCGCGTTCCTCGGGCACGACGCCGCGCACCGGCAGATCTTCGTCTCCGGCGGGTGGAACGAGTGGGTCTCGCTCGTGGTCGTCAACCTGTACGCCGGGATGGGCCTGGGCTGGTGGCAGCACAAGCACACCAAGCACCACGCGGCACCCAACACCGTCGGGACCGACCCCGACATCGACCCCGGGATCGTCGCGTTCACGTCCGAGGCCGTCGAGGCCCGACGGACGCCGCTGACGCGCTGGCTGACCGAGCGGCAGGGCTGGTTCTTCTACCCGCTGCTGCTGCTCGAAGGCCTCAACCTGCACGTGCAGGGCATGCGGCGCGTGCTCGGCCGTCGGCCCGTCAAGCGGCGCTGGGTCGAGCTGTCGTTCATCACCGCTCGGCTGAGCAGCTACGTCGTGCTCGTCTTCCTCGTGCTGCCGCCCGGCAAGGCGGCCGCGTTCATCGGCGTGCAGCTGGCCGTGTTCGGCCTGACCATGGGGCTCGCGTTCGCACCGAACCACATCGGCATGCCCGTGGTGCCCCGCGGCGTCAAGGTCGACTTCCTGCGCCGTCAGGTGCTCATGAGCCGCAACATCTCCGGCGGGCGCGGGGTCGACACGCTCATGGGCGGCCTCAACTTCCAGATCGAGCACCACCTGTTCCCGTCGATGGCGCGCCCGCACCTGCGCCGGGTGGCCCCGCTCGTCCGGGCGCACTGCGACGAGATCGGTGTGGGGTACACCTCCACGACGCTCGCGCAGGCCTACAAGGCCGTGACCAGCCACATCAACCAGGTCGGCCGTGGGGCGACCGACGTGTGGGCCTGCCCGCTGGCCACGCAGCTGCGCGTCTGA
- a CDS encoding RNA polymerase sigma factor — translation MLDDFDPVLERARAGSGDAVGLIYEDLARPVAAYLRAKGVHEVEDVTSEVFLAVFTGLGRFTGDQVQFRSWVFTIAHRRVVDGWRRGGRAPAPVPYEPAEDTRTSPSAEAGALESVGTDRAMELLATLTDDQREVLVLRVVADLTVEDVAAVVGKRPGAVKALQRRGLATLRRQLVTEGVPL, via the coding sequence GTGCTCGACGACTTCGACCCGGTGCTCGAACGAGCGCGCGCCGGGTCGGGGGACGCGGTCGGCCTGATCTACGAGGACCTCGCCAGGCCCGTCGCCGCGTACCTGCGGGCCAAGGGCGTGCACGAGGTCGAGGACGTCACCAGCGAGGTGTTCCTCGCCGTCTTCACCGGGCTGGGCCGGTTCACGGGCGACCAGGTGCAGTTCCGGTCCTGGGTGTTCACGATCGCGCACCGACGTGTCGTCGACGGCTGGCGGCGCGGGGGGCGTGCGCCCGCCCCCGTGCCGTACGAGCCTGCGGAGGACACCCGCACGTCGCCGAGCGCGGAGGCCGGTGCCCTGGAGTCGGTCGGCACCGACCGGGCGATGGAGCTGCTGGCCACCCTCACCGACGACCAGCGTGAGGTGCTCGTGCTCCGTGTCGTCGCCGACCTGACGGTCGAGGACGTCGCGGCGGTCGTCGGCAAGCGGCCCGGCGCGGTCAAGGCGCTGCAGCGTCGGGGTCTGGCGACCCTGCGACGGCAGCTCGTCACCGAGGGCGTACCCCTGTGA
- a CDS encoding methyltransferase family protein — protein MTAAPRVPGAPDVPPDPSGAGGDEATSAEVRTARLLVAAQMVLLALLVLLPGGEAWPVPSWLRVLCAAGVAVGLVVMVLAGTALGRGLTAVPLPNRHAVLRTGGLYRAVRHPIYTGLLLTTGSFTVASGSVPRALAFVVLVVLLRGKARWEEERLARAFPGYREYAARTPRFVPGGRRRGGR, from the coding sequence GTGACCGCTGCCCCGCGCGTGCCTGGTGCACCGGACGTGCCGCCCGATCCCTCAGGGGCCGGTGGCGACGAGGCGACCTCGGCGGAGGTGCGCACGGCACGGCTTCTCGTGGCCGCCCAGATGGTGCTGCTCGCCCTGCTCGTGCTGCTGCCGGGTGGCGAGGCCTGGCCGGTGCCGTCGTGGTTGCGCGTGCTGTGCGCGGCGGGCGTGGCGGTCGGTCTGGTGGTCATGGTGCTGGCAGGAACGGCCTTGGGGCGCGGGCTGACGGCGGTCCCGCTGCCCAACCGTCACGCGGTGCTGCGCACCGGGGGGCTGTACCGGGCCGTGCGGCACCCGATCTACACGGGCCTGCTGCTGACGACCGGCTCGTTCACGGTGGCGTCGGGCAGCGTGCCCCGGGCGCTGGCCTTCGTGGTTCTGGTGGTGCTGCTGCGCGGGAAGGCCCGCTGGGAGGAGGAGCGCCTTGCGCGGGCGTTCCCGGGGTACCGGGAGTACGCCGCGCGGACACCGAGGTTCGTGCCGGGAGGTCGACGCCGCGGCGGGCGGTGA
- a CDS encoding SRPBCC domain-containing protein, translating to MTAEPIRRSTLVRAGRPHTFDTFVRHIGRWWPVRPYSLGQDQVVDVTFTPELDGRVFETRGDGTTATWGHVLLWEPPTRFALSWEVFAGGTEVEVRFQELGPQLTRVELEHRGWERLSPEQLRTTTSAAGGYSRGWQVILAALTTTSEHPYQSTEHQPEGRP from the coding sequence ATGACCGCCGAGCCGATCCGCCGATCGACGCTCGTGCGCGCCGGTCGACCGCACACCTTCGACACCTTCGTCCGTCACATCGGCCGGTGGTGGCCCGTGCGCCCGTACTCACTGGGCCAGGACCAGGTCGTCGACGTGACCTTCACCCCCGAGCTCGACGGTCGGGTGTTCGAGACGCGCGGCGACGGCACCACCGCGACCTGGGGCCACGTCCTCCTCTGGGAGCCACCGACCCGGTTCGCGCTGAGCTGGGAGGTCTTCGCCGGCGGCACCGAGGTGGAGGTCCGGTTCCAGGAGCTCGGACCGCAGCTCACCCGGGTGGAGCTCGAGCACCGAGGCTGGGAACGCCTCTCGCCCGAGCAGCTGCGCACCACCACGAGTGCTGCCGGCGGCTACTCCCGCGGCTGGCAGGTCATCCTCGCCGCCCTGACCACGACCAGCGAGCACCCGTATCAGTCAACGGAGCACCAACCGGAGGGACGACCATGA
- a CDS encoding ArsR/SmtB family transcription factor, with product MTEPLDDALRAVAEPRRRAILHLVADRELPAGEIAAEFDISRPAVSQHLGVLRSAGLLHERRDGTRRLYRADLSGLAPLRLFLEDLWSTSLDTARELAEAEMNEVGTNEVGTNEVGPARTGDRSAAARHAG from the coding sequence ATGACCGAGCCGCTCGACGACGCCCTTCGCGCCGTCGCCGAACCTCGACGACGCGCGATCCTGCACCTCGTTGCGGACCGCGAGCTCCCGGCCGGCGAGATCGCCGCCGAGTTCGACATCAGCCGCCCGGCGGTGTCGCAGCACCTCGGCGTCCTGCGCTCCGCCGGCCTCCTGCACGAGCGTCGCGACGGCACCCGGCGGCTCTACCGCGCCGACCTCTCGGGCCTGGCGCCGTTGCGTCTCTTCCTCGAGGACCTCTGGTCGACGTCGCTGGACACCGCCCGCGAGCTCGCCGAGGCTGAGATGAACGAGGTAGGGACGAACGAGGTAGGGACGAACGAGGTAGGGCCGGCCCGGACGGGCGACCGTTCCGCCGCCGCCAGGCACGCCGGATGA
- a CDS encoding class I SAM-dependent methyltransferase, producing MADFSFEALRRFPDVEAPNLVAVDATDRLILDEAAEALAAAPTGTVVVIGDRYGALTLGAAALHGATAVRTHQDALTGERALAANADRAGLTDTFTSHDLDATLLTGARVVLLQLPRSLDALDEIAALVAEHADPQVVVVAGGRVKHMSVAMNEVLGRYLGTVEARLARQKSRVLVASSPRPAAERPTTTWPASEHHAELGLTICAHGSAFAGTRLDLGTRFLLGSLDAMAPDATRAVDLGCGTGVVAAALAVARPALQVVATDDSAAAVASALATARANGVADRVEVLRDDAAATLPDSSVDLVVLNPPFHVGASVHTGVAHKLFAAAGRVLRPGGELWTVWNSHLLYRPALERAVGPTRQVARNAKFTVTASTKR from the coding sequence ATGGCCGACTTCTCGTTCGAGGCGCTGCGCCGCTTCCCCGACGTCGAGGCACCTAACCTGGTCGCGGTCGACGCGACCGACCGGCTGATCCTGGACGAGGCGGCGGAGGCGCTCGCTGCGGCCCCCACCGGGACGGTCGTCGTCATCGGTGACCGCTACGGCGCTCTCACCCTGGGCGCGGCGGCCCTGCACGGCGCGACGGCCGTCCGCACCCACCAGGACGCGCTGACCGGCGAACGAGCGCTGGCAGCCAACGCCGACCGCGCCGGGCTGACGGACACCTTCACCTCGCACGACCTGGACGCGACGCTCCTGACCGGCGCCCGGGTCGTGCTGCTGCAGCTGCCGAGGTCCTTGGACGCGCTCGACGAGATCGCCGCGCTGGTCGCCGAGCATGCCGACCCGCAGGTGGTGGTGGTCGCCGGCGGCCGGGTCAAGCACATGTCGGTCGCGATGAACGAGGTCCTGGGCCGATACCTGGGCACGGTCGAGGCCCGGTTGGCCCGGCAGAAATCGCGCGTGCTGGTCGCCTCCTCACCCCGCCCGGCCGCGGAGCGCCCGACGACGACCTGGCCAGCGTCCGAGCACCACGCGGAGCTGGGCCTGACGATCTGCGCGCACGGATCGGCGTTCGCGGGGACCCGTCTCGACCTCGGCACCCGGTTCCTGCTCGGCTCGCTCGACGCGATGGCTCCCGACGCGACCCGTGCCGTCGACCTGGGCTGCGGCACCGGTGTCGTGGCCGCGGCACTGGCCGTGGCGCGTCCTGCGCTGCAGGTCGTGGCGACCGACGACTCCGCGGCCGCCGTCGCCTCGGCGCTGGCGACCGCCCGGGCCAACGGGGTGGCCGACCGGGTCGAGGTGCTGCGCGACGACGCCGCGGCGACCCTGCCCGACTCCTCGGTCGACCTCGTGGTGCTCAACCCGCCCTTCCACGTGGGGGCGTCGGTGCACACCGGGGTCGCGCACAAGCTCTTCGCGGCGGCCGGGCGCGTGCTGCGACCGGGCGGTGAGCTGTGGACGGTGTGGAACTCGCACCTGCTCTACCGGCCGGCGCTCGAGCGGGCGGTGGGTCCGACGCGCCAGGTGGCGCGCAACGCCAAGTTCACGGTGACCGCCTCGACAAAGCGTTAG
- a CDS encoding MmcQ/YjbR family DNA-binding protein: protein MLPAHHDAAAWCHSTCLALPGATQDNPFGPETDVFRVHGKVFALLMHVPRVSEHMIVNLKAEPDEVPLLVAEHEAVLPGYHMNKKHWVSVVLAPDVDRALVAELVEDSYDNVVAGLPQRLRSTLRSLGPGQAGRSLADG from the coding sequence GTGCTCCCCGCCCATCACGACGCCGCCGCCTGGTGCCACAGCACGTGCCTGGCGCTGCCCGGCGCGACGCAGGACAACCCGTTCGGCCCGGAGACGGACGTGTTCCGGGTGCACGGCAAGGTGTTCGCGCTGCTCATGCACGTCCCACGGGTCAGCGAGCACATGATCGTCAACCTCAAGGCCGAGCCCGACGAGGTGCCGCTGCTCGTCGCCGAGCACGAGGCCGTGCTGCCCGGGTACCACATGAACAAGAAGCACTGGGTGAGCGTCGTGCTGGCCCCGGACGTCGACCGTGCGCTGGTGGCCGAGCTCGTGGAGGACTCCTACGACAACGTCGTCGCCGGGCTCCCGCAGCGACTGCGCTCCACGCTCCGCTCGCTCGGCCCGGGGCAGGCCGGGCGGTCGCTCGCGGACGGCTGA
- a CDS encoding SigE family RNA polymerase sigma factor produces MTALVMDAWPEPGAEASAADVDVVLTTAGRRDRDAEFTAFAAQAREPLARLAWLLCGDTHQAAELVQTALVRTYVAWPRAREGDPLRYARRVLSNARIDLWRRRRREVLLAPTDLPERAAVGYGAGGGVEERDALVRALMLLSPRQRRVVVLRYMVGLSEREVADDLGVTVGTVKTQASRGLRRLRSTMTELGAHGDRVVGTAAGQPVRAAEGGASGSGTTGRTVTGAAEEVGRRA; encoded by the coding sequence GTGACAGCACTCGTGATGGACGCGTGGCCCGAGCCGGGCGCGGAGGCGTCGGCGGCCGACGTCGACGTGGTGCTCACGACCGCCGGTCGACGCGACCGTGACGCGGAGTTCACCGCGTTCGCCGCCCAGGCGCGCGAGCCGCTCGCTCGGCTGGCCTGGCTGCTGTGCGGTGACACGCACCAGGCCGCCGAGCTCGTCCAGACCGCGCTGGTGCGCACCTACGTCGCCTGGCCGCGTGCGAGGGAGGGCGATCCGTTGCGCTACGCCCGCCGGGTGCTCTCCAACGCCCGGATCGACCTGTGGCGGCGTCGTCGTCGCGAGGTCCTGCTCGCGCCGACGGACCTGCCCGAGCGCGCGGCCGTCGGGTACGGCGCGGGTGGCGGCGTCGAGGAACGCGACGCGCTCGTGCGCGCGCTCATGCTGCTCAGCCCCCGCCAGCGGCGCGTCGTGGTGCTGCGGTACATGGTCGGGCTGTCCGAGCGGGAGGTGGCCGACGACCTCGGGGTCACGGTCGGCACGGTGAAGACGCAGGCGTCTCGGGGACTACGCCGGCTGCGCTCGACCATGACCGAGCTCGGCGCGCACGGCGACCGGGTCGTCGGCACGGCGGCAGGCCAGCCGGTCCGGGCAGCAGAGGGCGGCGCGTCCGGGTCGGGGACGACCGGGCGAACCGTGACGGGTGCAGCGGAGGAGGTCGGGCGACGTGCGTGA
- a CDS encoding YchJ family protein, which produces MTPCPCGSGDPWDACCGPVLDGSRAAATAEALMRSRYSAFAVGDRAYLLATWHPSTRPAELDLDDDVEWRRLTVLGTSAGGPWDETGTVEFVAAYRTSDGRGRLHERSRFVREGGRWSYVDGDVQP; this is translated from the coding sequence ATGACCCCTTGCCCGTGCGGCTCCGGTGACCCGTGGGACGCCTGCTGCGGTCCGGTGCTCGACGGCTCTCGTGCGGCCGCGACCGCGGAGGCGCTCATGCGCTCGCGGTACAGCGCGTTCGCGGTCGGCGACCGTGCCTACCTGCTGGCCACCTGGCACCCCTCGACCCGACCGGCCGAGCTCGACCTGGACGACGACGTCGAGTGGCGGCGGCTGACCGTCCTGGGCACCTCGGCGGGCGGGCCGTGGGACGAGACGGGCACGGTCGAGTTCGTCGCCGCCTACCGGACGTCCGACGGGCGGGGACGGCTGCACGAGCGCAGCCGGTTCGTCCGCGAGGGCGGCCGCTGGTCCTACGTCGACGGCGACGTGCAGCCCTGA
- a CDS encoding PadR family transcriptional regulator, whose protein sequence is MSIRQGMLALLAEQPMRVYQLRQQFEQRTGGTWPLNIGQVYTTVQRLVRDGLVEHAPAEPDDDGEWFRLTDTGRAEATAWWSRPVERGAPARDELVIKLALAVTAPGVDVRDVIQRQRRESMRALHDYTRLKSAPTEPGAADELAWSLVLDHLVFAAEAEVRWLDHVEARASRAASEGRPATPTSEGPDDVRDESARTATAAASERRTVR, encoded by the coding sequence ATGTCGATCCGTCAGGGGATGCTCGCGCTGCTCGCCGAGCAGCCGATGCGCGTCTACCAGCTGCGTCAGCAGTTCGAGCAGCGCACGGGCGGCACGTGGCCGCTCAACATCGGGCAGGTCTACACGACCGTGCAGCGACTGGTCCGGGACGGCCTGGTCGAGCACGCGCCCGCCGAGCCGGACGATGACGGCGAGTGGTTCCGGCTCACCGACACCGGCCGGGCCGAGGCCACCGCGTGGTGGTCGCGACCCGTCGAGCGCGGGGCACCGGCGCGCGACGAGCTCGTCATCAAGCTCGCGCTGGCGGTCACCGCGCCGGGCGTCGACGTCCGCGACGTGATCCAGCGACAGCGCCGCGAGTCGATGCGCGCGCTGCACGACTACACGCGCCTGAAGTCCGCCCCGACCGAACCGGGTGCGGCCGACGAGCTCGCATGGTCGCTCGTCCTCGATCACCTCGTGTTCGCCGCGGAGGCCGAGGTGCGCTGGCTCGACCACGTCGAGGCACGAGCGTCCCGGGCGGCGTCCGAGGGCCGTCCTGCCACGCCGACGAGCGAGGGACCCGACGACGTGCGCGACGAGTCCGCGCGTACCGCGACCGCAGCGGCGTCCGAGCGGCGGACCGTCCGATGA